In the genome of Daucus carota subsp. sativus chromosome 9, DH1 v3.0, whole genome shotgun sequence, the window TCAAGAAAACCTACTCTACCATTTCCAGCCCTAACCAATCTTGCCTAGCCCGGGAGCGTGCCTCGGATCCTGACCTGAAAACAATTTAGTCGCGGACTAGGCAAGCTGATGAATCTTTAGCCTCTGTACTGATGACCTGAGCTTTAATGGTTGTTTGATTTGAACAAACCATCATGCTTTCATCTCTTTAAGGACTAGAACCGGAAGCTTCTTGCCGTGATTCTCTGAGATACCTCAGGAGGATTTTAGCCTGTTAAGAAGAAGCAAAGAAGAGCATCAGATAAAAGAAACTGAAACTGTTAAACAGAAAGACTTCTAGCAAAGATTTCCCACCTTTTGCCTAGTCTTGGAAGCTCCACACAGCGATAGCTCGATCAACGGAGGAATGCAGCCTTCTCTAACCACCAATCCTCTATTCTTCATGTTCAGATCACACAACTGAATCAATGTCATCACAGCAAACTCCTTCCCATTCATCGAGCCCCCCTCGATGACCTCAACCAACGCGGAAATCCCCCCTTCCTCCACTATCCTTTCTTTCCCCGACTCAACTCCAGCCAATCTACACAACACAGCCATTGCCTTCTCCGCCATTCCACTCCCTTCCTCCCCAATCATCTCCACCAACAACTTCACAATCCCACAATTCACCGCCCTCTCCTTATTCTCATCCACAGAACAAATCTTATACAACGTCGTGATGGCATCCTTCTTCCCCCTCATCGATCCCTTCTCCAACATAACAATCAAAGGAGGAATCGCGCCTAATGCCCCAATCAAACCCCTATTCTCATCCACCAACGCCAAATTCAGCAACGCGCAAGCTGCATTCTGCCTAGACGTCTCAGTCACACCGCGTTCCAAGACATGAATCAAGGCCTTAACACCTCCCAATTCACTGATCACCCTCCTGTTCTCCTCCAACAAAGACAAATTCAATAAGGCCGTGACAGAATGCTCCTGAACACACGAATCACCACACTGCAGCAGTCCTATCAGAGCCGGAACCGCGCCTAATTCTCCAATCAGAGCCCTGTTCTCCGCCCTGTTCTTCGCCAAACACCTCAGCCTCTCTGCAGCTGATCTCCTCACACTAACCGACGAAACATCGAGGTTTTGCACACAATTCCTCACCATAAGCTCAAGATTCTCCGGAGAAATGGAGCTGCATGGCTCGTCGAGGTCCCCGGAGAATGAACTACAGAGGCTGGACCGGATGGTGCGCATGGAGCGAGCCTGAGCAAAATAGTGGCGCTGGTGTTTCGTATTGTCTGAGCAATTAGGTTCTTGTAATGAAACCATAATAGTGTAATAATTAAGCtgaatttttgtatatttataattagagaGGTTTGTTATATAGAGAAACTGAGAAAGATGAATATATAGGTGTAGATGAAGAGGAGCTGAGGTGAACTGAACTGTAGTGAAAGAGACATGTTTGTTGATTAACGAAATACGAATACACGGAACTGTGTGTGTGTACGTGTGTGTCCACACACGTCTATACGTACATCGGTGCCGCATGCCCCAAGTGTATACTTATGTACGCATGTTTTTAGAGTGCAGAAAGCTGCTCTTTTACGTACATTTGATATTGATGGGTGCCGCTTAGGTGGATGACGTCGGGACGGGGATACGAAAATTCGATAagcataatttattataatcttatatattaaatgtttttatcataattatctaaaatatgtgttttgttattacaatacaatataattctaataaatatttctcatgagattttattaaaacttGTCATTTGAGATATTCATAATGCATAATTCAGATGGGAGGGAGACTCGAGTTGACTGTCCcgatattcatttttaattttaattttaaaatatatcagtATGCGTAATAAGTTAGAAGTCGGGTTACAGTTAGAAATAAGTCAGAAACTGCTTTAAAGCTAGAATTAGTCAGTGACTTAACTTTTTCTTAAACTTTTTGATAACAAAATATCCATAAGTcataatatatctataaatcacttttattttcattaaacatatttttaataattcataaatcattaataagtgGAAATTATCTAAACGAATATTTTAAATGTTCATCTTATCATATTAAATCACGTTAAGTTATAAATCACACTTTTGAGTCTAGCCAAACGGGATCATCGTATTAGTTTCACATTATACACTTTTATACACTTGTGCATGTTTAATGCAATAGTACTACAGTCTCCAAGCCCTTGTCGACTTCTTACAGAACCGAACATGACCAAATATTCTGATTTGGCTGATGGCACAAAACCTAAATAATTAGGCTAAACAGCTTCTTAATCATGGTCTAAACAGTACAAAAGATGCATGGAATAAGTTTAAATAAACGTGTATAGGCGCACACAAAAGCATTTGGaggtttaagaaaaattagaaacaaGCTAACGGTTTAGTCATGTAGCGGCTGTAGccaattgtttttcttttatatttcttaCATTTGAAAATATGATTCGACCTTCCAGTGAGATGCTGATATATAAAAGTCTAACCAGTAAAATAACTTTTTTCGCTTCCAGACACTTAAGAtagtattaatttatttaggttTGCCGCTAATGCTGGCTTTGAACCAACATATTTCCCATTAGCAAGTAAATTTCTTATTAATGACTTCGTTCGTACTTGACCACTTCAAGAGAAGTATGCATTATAAAATATCTTAATTTTTGCACAATACTTttgtgtatattatatttattgttctataatataatataagatgTATATAGATGATCttagaaatataaattagaaaatataaaatttatttttaaaatatatataatattttggttaTATTGAAGTTTAATTAGaccattaatttgaaatatttgtaatttcaaAAATGGACATGCAATTTGAAATAGAGGATAATTTTgagttaaaacaaaaaaaataaactaaatacACAGAAAGTAAGAACTAATGgtctttattttattcaataaaaataagGTCAGAATtcaattagtaaaaaaaataaggtcagaatttatttttatatttaaaaataaagttttcaaataataacaataaatgcaagtatatattttaatcacctTAAATCGTAAAAAATTAAAGTGAGAACTACCAAAGGCGCGGATGGGATGCCGAACTTAAAATATAGCTGTTGTAATGTTTCTGGTCACCTCACAGTCTCACACAGTATTCTCCTTGTCGTTGCAAATGTAAGAAACTACAAACAAGCACAAACAATATTTACATTAAtatttagtgggtgtttggtaaagactgaatttataagttaggagcacttatttatactgtttgtgtaataagtcaagaaacaTTTATAAAAAGCGAGGAATGCTGAGTTTTGTTTcaggcttctacttatttctcaaaaattttaatcacttataggtcttatcttgcttttaacttatactgtacttatatattttaaacaaaaaacacttattttaaacttatccaAACGACCACTtactttctttataatttttacatATCCCCTCGTTCTATTAAGCAAAACGAATGTAGAATGCGGCCGACCATGAGAATCGTTGATACTTCTTAGCTGGACTCCTGACAACAatgtattatattaattttaatgtgattattattttaataaaaaaaattaagtgagTATAGACgaaaaattgtaaatttttgCCGGTGGTTGGGAGAAAATTGTTATATTCTGTGTGTAACTAAGAAATACTAACAAAgattattcaacaaaaaataaagTGGCTTGCGAAGACTATAATTTAGATACAATATGCTTTGGACAAAGCAGGCATGTGAACCGGATTGGTTTCTGCAGCTTTCTATATGGTATTATCGGATACAAAAAGCGTATGTAACAGCTAAAGCTTATGTTGATTGTTGATAGATAatgtaaaatttttaaatagctTGGTGCAAATATTTCTATTGTGTTCATGAGATGAGTCTTAAAATGCTAGTGAAAACTGAAACCCATCTAATGCATCGAACCTATTTGGGCCTTGGGGAGACATGTGGTGAAAAAACATGATTAATAGGGGTCATATTGGCAAGATTAGACGCCAAATCAACAATTTTCTTAGCTAGCACCTAATTATAAAGTCGTCATCCTCATTTTGTTCTTCATTGGAAATCACATTAGTGGTAGTCATGTCACCGTTAGGATGGTAAAATGATCCGGTGATACCGGTACCCTCTGCTCAAGTATcggattatattatttttaacttgttTAGATTTGGGTCCGGATCATTTTATTCGGATATAAATCGATCCTGGGTATTTGAGATCCGGATctgaaccgaatatgatccagcatcgtattttctattttttaactgggtagtttatgatccatcgaatatgagccggatatcGTCCACTAACATTaagtatcattattatttcaattattcagataattatcatttagtcttaAGTAAACatactattataaaatataataattttaaattaaaacttataattatatgttggtatatatcatttattaaatatatgtgaaaataatatgtaaCGCCCCAGATCCGCATCCCACAGATCTGGCTCGTTACTAAGCATCTGGAtcaaacaacacttgcattacttaataatatcttacaacaaaaactctcgccccacaagtccagggccGATCGTCTTATAACATCATTTCCAAGTCTAACTTGATTACATATTGGGAAGTCTGATTACAGACTATAATAACTATTGATAATACTACCAAGCGGCGTAATCTAGCGGCCTCAGTTTGGGTGATGCGCCTTCTCCTTTCCCTTGCCAGTACCCGTTTCCGGGCGGTTCTCCTTAGTCGTGCCATACTCGCTTTTTActgcttaaaataatataaagtagatgcaagaatgagcaatcacattgctcagcaagttcacTTAGCACATAACAACAAAGCGCAGAATAATCGAGTAAAACATCGAAGGCATTTTAAAACAAAGTAAGGAAGCAGATAATGCCAATTAAcagaataatttcaaaaataagaaaaggctggtcttccacctttcggtaacactacatggtcCGATCATAACCATTTCGTGCTTCCCGTCCCCCTGTGTAatctttgcagtctgatcgtCACTGCACAAGATACACCTCACACTCTCAtttttgctagcataagggttaacatttgtaaccctagACTATCCACACACAGCAGACAGTCAATAATTTATCATCTCttccacgaatttaataaattcgtgttgaccagcttaaACAGAATCCTCCGAGTGCACATTACTTCGTCTAAGGAATGCGAACAATGCATCCTTTATTTATTAGTCAAGAAGTTTCAAGCTTTCACAATGTCGGAGAGGTATTGAATATTATTAGGAGCGGTTACTTCCGAACAAAAGAAGAACCCGAAATGAATAAGATTTTTCCGGTTTATcactaatatttgatatcaactcGGTCAAGTCAataacaaacacatttaaaatattaaatacacaaGAATGTGTCATATTGGAGAAAAGAAGATAGCGAACTTGCCTGGCGTCCTTAGCTTATAATTAGTGGCTCCACTTTTCCAAGTATTAAATAAGTATTCTATACAACACACAAAATAGTGGTTTAGAAATTTATCcaaaagaaattaattatttaatactacgaatattttcactaattttCCTTGTAATCTTCTGACTAACGCTATACTTCAACTCATTATCTTTATATTAGGGGAATTTATGCTTCATTAAAAATTTAGTAAAGATTAATCTTCCATTAATTAATTAGTGATTACTCACTTGTCTATTTAATAACGCCACTCGTCCTATTGTCACTAATTTGACAAATAATACGTCTCAAGTTACCAACTTGTCTTTAGGTATCAACTTATTTTAAATGTATTACTcggaatattaattaattactttagTATAAACCTTCCAATGCCACCCCAAGGACTATTGACTAACTCATTAAAATTCTTAACTTATAATCCCACAAATTAATCTTACTCTATAGCCtagttattatataaattacttcctacttttaatttatttacaaatgGCCTTTTTATTAATATGTCCGCTTACTACCAAATTTTTAACACTTGCCTTCCGTTCCCgacttaataattttattcaacgCCATTATTTAATAAgtctctacaaaaattaataatttatatttatttaatttaaataactcaGCTGGTGAAAAGTCCTTATTGCCCCTAATATAATTTCCCACAAAATTCCCTTATTCCTCCATATCTCCCCagcctctctttctctctcaatctctctctctccccctctccctttCTCTCTTTCGCTCTTCTCTCCCTCGCTCgttctctccttctctctccctctctctcaccctctctctctctctcgccctctctctctctctctctccctctctctctctgtttcgCGTCGTCCCGAACCAACACCGCCGCTGGAGGCGGCGTTCCGGCCGACACCGGCTGCTTCACAGCCTCTCGCCGTAACTCGACTCCCCCCCCTTTCCTCCGATCCTTTCTCCCCTCCCCCATCTGTCCATCTCCCTCTCAACTGCTCGCCCCTCCTCCGTACACTTCCAATCGCCGCTGTTGAGCTCCGTCGGCGTTGCCGACGCGAGCTCCGGCCTCCCCTCCGGCAGCACCTGCTTCCAATCCTCCGCCTCAACTGCTCCGCCAAACTTTAATCAATTCAAACTCAATTCCCCCAATACTCAATTATTCACCAATCAATTAAATACccaattttaatcaaaaaccctaaccctaattgtTAGATATTTGGGTGAAATTCATGATGTTATGGGTTGATTTATATGTACtggttttattgtttatcaattATCAAAGTAAAAGCAGTAAATAAAATGGTCCACAGCAGTTCAACATTCAATAAATAGTCATTTAAATTAAACTCAATCAATTCCATATTTAAGGAAAAGATGAGGTATGGGTT includes:
- the LOC108200855 gene encoding U-box domain-containing protein 2, producing the protein MVSLQEPNCSDNTKHQRHYFAQARSMRTIRSSLCSSFSGDLDEPCSSISPENLELMVRNCVQNLDVSSVSVRRSAAERLRCLAKNRAENRALIGELGAVPALIGLLQCGDSCVQEHSVTALLNLSLLEENRRVISELGGVKALIHVLERGVTETSRQNAACALLNLALVDENRGLIGALGAIPPLIVMLEKGSMRGKKDAITTLYKICSVDENKERAVNCGIVKLLVEMIGEEGSGMAEKAMAVLCRLAGVESGKERIVEEGGISALVEVIEGGSMNGKEFAVMTLIQLCDLNMKNRGLVVREGCIPPLIELSLCGASKTRQKAKILLRYLRESRQEASGSSP